TGGAAAGCTACGTCACCCGCACCCGCGACAAGGCTGCGGCGCTTGCCTTCATGAAGAAGGCGCTGAAGCGCCACGGCTCACCCGATGCGATCACCACCGATGGTCTGCGCAGCTATCGTGCTGCAATGAACGAACTGGGCAACGCCGAGAAGCAGGAGGTGGGGCGCTGGGCGAACAACAGGGTCGAGAACTCGCACCTACCTTTGCGACGAAGAGAACGAGCGATGCTGCGGTTCAGGCAGATGAAGACGCTGCAAAAGTTCGCCTCCGTGCACGCCAACGTCCACAATCACTTCAGCCTGGAACGCCACCTCATCGATCGACAGACCTATCGGGAACGACGCTCCGCCGCACTGGCGGAGTGGCAGGCGCTCGTCAGCTGAACGTCGCCGTCAAAGACCAAGGTGCATCGTGTG
The genomic region above belongs to Sphingomonas phyllosphaerae 5.2 and contains:
- a CDS encoding IS6 family transposase, with the translated sequence MPRPRKPASPFRYFNSSPEVIRLVVLMYVRFPLSLRNVEDLLFERGIDICHETVRLWWNRFGPLFAGDIRRQRVSRMRGFRHWRWHLDEMYVKLNGEMVYLWRAVDHEGEVLESYVTRTRDKAAALAFMKKALKRHGSPDAITTDGLRSYRAAMNELGNAEKQEVGRWANNRVENSHLPLRRRERAMLRFRQMKTLQKFASVHANVHNHFSLERHLIDRQTYRERRSAALAEWQALVS